In Nocardia higoensis, one genomic interval encodes:
- a CDS encoding NAD(P)H-dependent flavin oxidoreductase, producing MRTEICERLGIEFPIFAFTHCRDVAAAVSNAGGLGVLGAVGFTAEQLEVELAWLDEHVNGVYGVDLVIPSKYEGKGIDGLSPEELESKLAEMVPQGHRDFAEKILADHGVPKLPEGEHHNQLLGWTATTAGPQVEVILKHPKAKLVANALGTPPEDVVKQIKDSGRLIGALCGSVKHALKHKEAGLDFVVCQGTEGGGHCGEVSSMVLWPQVIDAVGDLPVLAAGGIGDGRQVAAAMAMGAAGAWTGSIWLTVEEANVPPAQMQTLIDASSHDTVRSRAWTGKPARMLRNEWTEAWEQPENPSPLPMPLQMMVALDGVKRGHRYPEAAKDVNFNPVGQVVGMMQKVERSADVMERLVNQYVEACERLNKLNS from the coding sequence ATGCGTACCGAAATCTGCGAGCGGCTGGGGATCGAGTTCCCCATCTTCGCCTTCACTCATTGCCGCGATGTGGCCGCCGCGGTCAGCAATGCCGGTGGCCTGGGCGTGCTCGGCGCGGTCGGCTTCACCGCCGAACAGCTGGAAGTGGAACTGGCCTGGCTCGACGAGCACGTCAACGGCGTCTACGGCGTCGACCTGGTGATCCCCTCCAAGTACGAGGGCAAAGGCATCGACGGGCTGAGCCCCGAAGAGCTCGAGTCCAAGCTCGCCGAGATGGTCCCGCAGGGCCACCGCGACTTCGCCGAGAAGATCCTCGCCGATCACGGGGTGCCGAAGCTGCCCGAGGGTGAGCACCACAATCAGCTGCTCGGCTGGACCGCGACCACCGCGGGTCCGCAGGTCGAGGTGATCCTGAAGCATCCGAAGGCCAAGCTGGTCGCCAACGCCCTGGGGACCCCGCCCGAAGATGTCGTGAAGCAGATCAAGGACTCGGGACGGCTGATCGGCGCGCTGTGCGGTTCGGTCAAGCACGCGCTCAAGCACAAGGAAGCCGGGCTGGACTTCGTGGTCTGCCAGGGCACCGAGGGCGGCGGACATTGCGGCGAGGTGTCGTCGATGGTGCTGTGGCCGCAGGTGATCGACGCGGTCGGCGACCTGCCGGTGCTGGCGGCAGGCGGCATCGGCGACGGGCGTCAGGTCGCGGCGGCGATGGCGATGGGCGCGGCGGGCGCGTGGACAGGCTCGATCTGGCTGACCGTCGAGGAGGCCAATGTGCCGCCCGCGCAGATGCAGACGCTCATCGACGCCTCCAGCCACGACACCGTGCGCTCGCGGGCGTGGACCGGCAAGCCGGCGCGCATGCTGCGCAACGAGTGGACCGAGGCGTGGGAGCAGCCCGAGAACCCCAGTCCGCTGCCGATGCCGCTGCAGATGATGGTCGCGCTCGACGGCGTCAAGCGCGGGCACCGGTACCCGGAGGCCGCCAAGGACGTGAACTTCAACCCGGTCGGTCAGGTGGTCGGGATGATGCAGAAGGTCGAGCGTTCCGCCGATGTGATGGAACGGCTGGTCAACCAGTACGTCGAGGCGTGCGAGCGGCTCAACAAGCTGAACAGCTGA
- a CDS encoding DUF5996 family protein → MTESAVPESPAVDTAELLPAIPLESWRPTKETLHRFAQVVGKVALEKGIRRNHWWHMTFRLTARGWTTVPLGDPRVGPVFTCAFDFFDHVLRIATDEGVQVEFDLPGKSVAAFYTDVMGGLGDLGIDLVMHQPHPFDLPDAGRWFEEDTEHADYDPDKVCRAFTVQSRVGRILEEFSAGFSGKVSPVHLFWHTFDLAVQRFSERRVDMPTTVDPVTREAYSREVISAGFWFGDDKVPEPTFYSYVAPEPAGLTDRPLRPEGARWVPSGSGHSAYYAYDAARATGDPVGAALEFFETVYTEGSALAGWDADALACPGGITDPVLEQRMREHRRS, encoded by the coding sequence ATGACCGAGTCGGCAGTACCCGAGTCACCCGCCGTCGACACCGCGGAGCTGCTGCCCGCGATCCCGCTGGAGTCCTGGCGGCCGACGAAAGAGACGCTGCACCGGTTCGCCCAGGTCGTCGGCAAGGTCGCGCTGGAAAAGGGCATTCGCCGCAATCACTGGTGGCATATGACCTTCCGCCTGACCGCCCGCGGCTGGACCACCGTCCCCCTCGGCGACCCGCGCGTCGGACCGGTGTTCACCTGCGCCTTCGATTTCTTCGACCACGTGCTGCGCATCGCCACCGACGAGGGCGTCCAAGTGGAGTTCGACCTGCCGGGCAAATCCGTCGCGGCCTTCTACACCGACGTGATGGGCGGCCTCGGCGACTTGGGCATCGACCTGGTGATGCACCAGCCGCATCCCTTCGACCTGCCCGACGCCGGGCGCTGGTTCGAGGAGGACACCGAGCACGCCGACTACGACCCGGACAAGGTGTGCCGGGCCTTCACGGTGCAGAGCCGGGTCGGCCGCATCCTCGAGGAGTTCAGCGCCGGCTTCTCGGGCAAGGTCAGCCCGGTCCACCTGTTCTGGCACACCTTCGACCTGGCCGTCCAGCGGTTCTCCGAGCGCCGCGTCGACATGCCGACCACCGTGGACCCGGTGACGCGGGAGGCATACTCCCGCGAGGTCATCAGCGCCGGATTCTGGTTCGGCGACGACAAAGTCCCCGAACCCACCTTCTACTCCTACGTCGCGCCCGAGCCCGCGGGCCTCACCGACCGTCCGCTGCGACCCGAGGGCGCCCGCTGGGTGCCCTCGGGGAGCGGACACTCGGCGTACTACGCCTACGACGCCGCCCGCGCGACCGGCGACCCGGTCGGCGCGGCCCTCGAGTTCTTCGAAACGGTCTACACCGAGGGCAGCGCACTGGCCGGGTGGGATGCCGACGCGCTGGCCTGTCCGGGCGGCATCACCGATCCGGTGCTCGAGCAGCGGATGCGCGAGCACCGGCGGTCGTGA
- a CDS encoding GDSL-type esterase/lipase family protein, translating into MVEDLRLCFVGDSFVAGVGDPRRLGWAGRLAAAASPQIPLTVYNLGIRGQTAPEIEARLIAECAPRLPEWVTAGVVLSFGANDTAWAGGEPRVAPAASASALTRMLDAVAARGWAALMVGPPPVAEDAHNARIGDLDAEYARRCAAAAVPYVPVLAALSADEVWMREVREGDGAHPGAAGYEAMAALVAPAWETWFGGLAR; encoded by the coding sequence ATGGTGGAGGATCTGCGTCTGTGTTTCGTCGGGGACTCCTTCGTTGCCGGGGTGGGTGACCCGCGTCGGCTGGGCTGGGCCGGACGGCTGGCCGCCGCCGCGAGCCCGCAGATCCCACTGACCGTCTACAACCTGGGCATCCGCGGCCAGACGGCCCCCGAGATCGAGGCTCGCCTGATCGCCGAATGCGCACCCCGCCTGCCCGAGTGGGTCACCGCCGGGGTGGTGCTCTCCTTCGGAGCCAACGACACCGCCTGGGCCGGCGGGGAACCTCGCGTCGCTCCCGCGGCGTCGGCGTCGGCGCTGACCAGGATGCTCGACGCGGTGGCCGCCAGGGGCTGGGCCGCGCTGATGGTCGGCCCGCCACCGGTGGCCGAGGACGCCCACAACGCACGCATCGGCGACCTCGACGCCGAGTACGCCCGGCGTTGCGCGGCGGCCGCGGTCCCGTACGTGCCGGTCCTGGCCGCGCTGTCGGCGGACGAGGTGTGGATGCGCGAAGTCCGCGAGGGTGACGGCGCGCATCCCGGTGCGGCCGGATACGAGGCGATGGCCGCGCTGGTCGCCCCGGCCTGGGAGACCTGGTTCGGCGGTCTCGCCCGCTAG
- a CDS encoding lysylphosphatidylglycerol synthase transmembrane domain-containing protein produces MRLDGREIPVTGSLLQPLARRTTDIVRVMLASLGLAVVIAASVITRPEWLALERSVSDIVGFLTPDQSNLVYLIYGIAILFLPFAILIELIIGRRWKLLAGYGAAGLLAVLLLSITGNGLSAPKWHLQVPDRLDTFLSQFLDDPRWIALLAAVLTVSSPWLPNRPRRWWWFLLLAFAPMHLVVSTVVPARAMFGLAVGWLVGALIVWVVGTPALEVPLDAAVRVLDREGYRVTGFIVRRPAGSGPLVLAATVEGPEHELVVEMYGKHQRSHGTLRMVWRWLTFRSSETAPLHGSLHRAVEHRALVTIAAGQLELAGTRVVLVTALDRGWVLYAHTVAAGQGIDTTDDEVLAKVWQAVDALHEGRIAHGDLRPQDVRVDDGRVLFTGFGSAEFGASDTQLQTDIAQLLVTTTATHGKEAAVRAAIETLGEEAILSSSRRLTKSAMPAGLRAAIPKWGDRVAEAHEEVRKQTGQDKIEADQITRFSRNQVIQLVLLIALVYVAYPFISQVPTFFSQLRTANWWWALLGLTVSSLTYIGAASALWACASRMVRLRDLIIMQVANTFAATTTPARVGGLALSVRFLQKGGLGAVRATAAVALQQAVQIITHLSLLVLFSIVAGTSADLSRFVPDPTIIYLAAGVGVGIIGTFMFVPTLRRWLNTSVRPQLQEVLGELADLARDPQRFAIILAGSAAIILGMAGSLWASVQAFGGGTTFVTVTIVTMIGGTLASAAPTPGGVGAVEAALIGGLAAFGLPASIAVPSVLLYRVLTCWLPVFCGWFLMRWMTERDMI; encoded by the coding sequence ATGCGACTCGACGGGCGGGAGATCCCGGTCACCGGGAGCCTGTTACAGCCGCTGGCCCGGCGGACGACCGACATCGTCCGGGTCATGCTCGCGTCGCTGGGTCTGGCGGTCGTGATCGCGGCATCGGTCATCACCCGGCCGGAGTGGCTGGCACTGGAACGCTCGGTCTCCGACATCGTCGGATTCCTCACCCCCGACCAATCCAATCTCGTCTACCTCATCTACGGCATCGCCATCCTCTTCCTGCCCTTCGCGATCCTCATCGAACTGATCATCGGCAGGCGATGGAAACTGCTGGCGGGCTACGGCGCGGCGGGCCTGCTGGCGGTGCTGCTGCTGTCGATCACCGGCAACGGGCTCTCCGCGCCGAAATGGCATCTGCAGGTCCCCGACCGGCTCGACACCTTCTTGTCGCAATTCCTCGACGACCCGCGCTGGATCGCGCTGCTGGCGGCGGTGCTGACCGTGTCGAGCCCGTGGCTGCCGAACAGACCGCGCCGGTGGTGGTGGTTCCTGCTGCTGGCGTTCGCGCCGATGCACCTGGTGGTCAGCACCGTTGTGCCCGCGCGCGCGATGTTCGGGCTCGCTGTCGGCTGGCTGGTCGGCGCGCTGATCGTCTGGGTGGTGGGCACGCCCGCGCTGGAGGTGCCGCTGGACGCGGCGGTGCGGGTGCTCGACCGCGAGGGCTACCGGGTCACCGGGTTCATCGTGCGCAGGCCGGCGGGTTCCGGTCCGCTGGTGCTGGCCGCCACCGTCGAGGGTCCCGAGCACGAACTCGTCGTCGAGATGTACGGCAAGCACCAGCGCAGTCACGGCACGCTACGCATGGTGTGGCGGTGGCTCACCTTCCGCAGCAGCGAGACCGCGCCGCTGCACGGATCGCTGCACCGCGCGGTGGAACACCGCGCGCTGGTGACCATCGCGGCCGGTCAGCTGGAACTGGCGGGCACCCGAGTGGTGCTGGTGACAGCGCTGGATCGCGGCTGGGTGCTCTACGCGCACACCGTCGCGGCCGGGCAAGGGATCGACACCACCGACGACGAGGTGCTGGCGAAGGTGTGGCAGGCGGTGGACGCGCTGCACGAAGGCCGTATCGCGCACGGCGATCTACGCCCGCAGGACGTCCGCGTCGACGACGGGCGCGTGCTGTTCACCGGCTTCGGCAGCGCCGAATTCGGCGCCAGCGACACCCAATTGCAGACCGACATCGCCCAACTGCTGGTCACCACCACGGCCACGCACGGCAAGGAGGCGGCGGTGCGGGCCGCCATCGAGACGCTGGGCGAGGAAGCGATCCTGAGTTCCTCCCGCAGGCTCACCAAGTCCGCCATGCCCGCGGGACTGCGCGCGGCCATCCCCAAATGGGGGGACAGGGTCGCCGAGGCGCACGAGGAAGTGCGCAAGCAGACCGGCCAGGACAAGATCGAGGCCGACCAGATCACCCGGTTCTCCCGCAACCAGGTCATCCAGCTGGTCCTGCTGATCGCCCTGGTCTACGTGGCCTACCCGTTCATCAGCCAGGTGCCGACCTTCTTCAGCCAGTTGCGCACGGCCAACTGGTGGTGGGCACTGCTCGGGCTCACGGTGTCGTCGCTGACCTACATCGGCGCGGCATCGGCGCTGTGGGCGTGCGCTTCCCGGATGGTCCGGCTGCGCGATCTGATCATCATGCAGGTGGCCAACACCTTCGCCGCCACCACCACACCCGCGCGGGTGGGCGGTCTGGCGCTGAGCGTGCGGTTCCTGCAGAAGGGCGGGCTCGGCGCGGTGCGCGCCACCGCAGCGGTCGCGTTGCAGCAGGCGGTGCAGATCATCACGCACCTGAGCCTGCTGGTGCTGTTCAGTATCGTGGCGGGCACCTCGGCGGACCTGTCCCGCTTCGTGCCCGACCCGACGATCATCTATCTGGCCGCGGGCGTGGGCGTGGGCATCATCGGCACCTTCATGTTCGTGCCGACACTGCGCCGCTGGCTCAACACCTCGGTGCGTCCGCAGCTGCAGGAGGTGCTCGGCGAACTCGCCGACCTCGCGCGCGACCCGCAACGCTTCGCGATCATCCTCGCGGGCTCCGCGGCGATCATCCTCGGTATGGCGGGCTCGCTGTGGGCCAGCGTCCAAGCCTTCGGCGGGGGAACGACTTTCGTCACAGTGACCATCGTGACCATGATCGGCGGCACGCTGGCCTCGGCCGCGCCGACACCGGGCGGTGTGGGCGCGGTCGAGGCCGCGCTCATCGGCGGTCTGGCCGCCTTCGGACTGCCCGCGAGCATCGCGGTGCCCTCCGTGCTGCTCTACCGCGTGCTGACCTGCTGGCTGCCGGTCTTCTGCGGCTGGTTCCTGATGCGCTGGATGACCGAGCGCGACATGATCTGA
- a CDS encoding class I SAM-dependent methyltransferase, whose amino-acid sequence MSGNKQLSEELPDDEIGILITRPRAYRRLRAVLLLRRTRALYAELAARTGASPGADALDIGCGPGDLVAALADRVGPHGSVLGVDAAPQMVEYAAARARPQCRFEVGAAQDLAVPDASIDVITSTFVMHHIPAARRADALANMYRILRPGGTLLLADTHPSGPVLPTLIRIMSRSAARRTGERDGRREDARTTAGIDARTAARDDSRTTARGDDPAARGDDPAVRGDDPAVRGDDPAVRGDDPAVRGDDSAVRSDGIAIGAGDAATARIDPLAAVDIRRYRPDLARLGFTSIEFDSITPSTGILTARKPNRSG is encoded by the coding sequence ATGTCCGGAAACAAACAACTGTCCGAAGAACTTCCCGACGACGAGATCGGCATCCTGATCACCCGTCCGCGCGCCTACCGCCGGTTGCGCGCCGTGCTGCTCCTGCGACGCACCCGCGCCCTGTACGCCGAACTCGCCGCCCGCACCGGGGCGTCGCCTGGCGCGGACGCTCTCGACATCGGTTGCGGGCCAGGTGATCTGGTCGCGGCACTGGCTGACCGGGTCGGCCCGCACGGCAGCGTCCTCGGCGTCGACGCCGCACCGCAGATGGTCGAGTACGCCGCTGCCCGCGCCCGTCCGCAGTGCCGCTTCGAGGTCGGCGCGGCCCAGGATCTGGCGGTGCCCGACGCCTCGATCGACGTCATCACCTCGACCTTCGTCATGCACCACATCCCCGCGGCCCGTCGCGCCGACGCGCTGGCGAACATGTACCGGATCCTGCGCCCCGGCGGCACCCTGCTGCTGGCCGACACCCACCCCAGCGGACCGGTCCTGCCGACCCTGATCCGCATCATGTCGCGCTCCGCGGCGCGCCGCACCGGAGAACGGGACGGTCGGCGCGAGGACGCCCGCACCACGGCGGGTATCGACGCCCGCACCGCCGCGCGCGATGACAGCCGCACTACTGCGCGCGGCGACGACCCCGCCGCGCGTGGCGACGACCCCGCCGTGCGTGGCGACGACCCCGCCGTGCGTGGCGACGACCCCGCCGTGCGTGGCGACGACCCCGCCGTGCGTGGCGACGACTCTGCCGTGCGTAGCGACGGCATTGCCATTGGTGCCGGCGACGCGGCGACAGCGCGGATCGATCCGCTTGCGGCTGTCGATATCAGGCGCTACCGGCCCGATCTGGCACGCTTGGGGTTCACCTCGATCGAGTTCGACTCGATCACCCCGTCCACCGGAATACTGACCGCCCGCAAGCCGAATCGTTCCGGGTAG
- a CDS encoding TetR/AcrR family transcriptional regulator: MTEHVDRRVRRTRAQLHRALIELMLERDYARISVRDILDRADIGRSTFYTHFRDKDDLLLVSSIEYVRAAISAPLPPDPDAPPETERLAPIHRLFVLAEQHPDVYGALLGRSAGGVVLRATRGVVGRLLTEQLAGRLAVGEDEFDTTITFLSWGVTGLLASIAESGGTLTARAAYDTVTGLLGEHGSDATEVDEPHTDDSAVENGDSPGEDSNAGNDNTLSTTMPPETATARTGEAHQGDPTRPRRAR; the protein is encoded by the coding sequence ATGACCGAACACGTCGACCGGCGGGTCCGGCGGACGAGAGCGCAGTTGCACCGGGCGCTGATCGAACTGATGCTCGAGCGCGACTACGCGCGAATCAGTGTGCGCGACATCCTCGATCGCGCCGACATCGGCCGGTCCACCTTCTACACGCACTTCCGCGACAAGGACGATCTGCTGCTGGTCAGCAGTATCGAGTATGTGCGCGCGGCGATTTCGGCCCCGCTGCCGCCCGATCCGGATGCACCGCCGGAGACCGAACGGCTCGCGCCCATCCATCGCCTGTTCGTGCTGGCCGAACAGCATCCCGACGTGTATGGGGCGCTGCTGGGCCGTTCGGCGGGTGGGGTGGTGCTGCGGGCCACGCGCGGGGTGGTCGGCAGGTTGCTCACCGAGCAGTTGGCGGGCCGATTGGCCGTCGGCGAAGACGAATTCGACACCACCATCACATTTCTGTCCTGGGGTGTGACCGGATTGCTGGCCTCCATCGCCGAATCGGGCGGGACGCTGACGGCGCGCGCCGCCTACGACACCGTCACCGGTCTCCTTGGCGAGCACGGGTCGGACGCTACCGAGGTGGACGAGCCGCACACCGACGACAGCGCCGTCGAGAACGGCGACTCACCGGGGGAGGACAGCAACGCGGGGAACGACAACACCCTGTCAACAACGATGCCCCCGGAAACGGCGACGGCGCGGACGGGTGAGGCCCACCAAGGGGACCCCACTCGTCCGCGCCGAGCGCGCTGA
- the fadD5 gene encoding fatty-acid--CoA ligase FadD5 gives MTTGAQALEEPIRSRRNHWNNQLATHALMRPDNVALRFKGVDTTWKQLHERSEKFADALARRGVGFGDRVLILALNYPEYIEAVFGITALGAIAVPVNFRLTPPEVAYIVGDSGAKAIVSDSVLQPLAAAVRAQAPALETFVVINGKSAEGVLGYDDAIAEEGEPHTPLDIPEDTPSLIMYTSGTTGSPKGAVLTHENMNAQALTCIRAMEIDPDSIGFCTSPLFHIAGLGSLAPYFMLGAKTVLHPLGAFDATEFLDAVEAEQATTAFCVPAQWQIICADPTLKDRKLALKMLSWGAAPASDSVLRAMAEAFPNAQNVAVFGQTEMSPITCVLEGKDALRKLGSVGKPIPTIQVRIVDDEMNDVAPGEVGEIVYRGPTLMQGYWNKPEATADAFQGGWFHSGDLVRTDEEGFIYVVDRKKDMIISGGENIYCAEVENVLFSHPKVREAAVIGRSHDKWGEVPVAIVALNDPEDELTLEELEPFLNENLARYKHPKDLVVLAELPRNASGKVVKVQLRKDFAS, from the coding sequence ATGACCACTGGTGCACAGGCGCTCGAGGAGCCGATCCGCTCGCGGCGCAATCACTGGAACAACCAGCTCGCTACGCATGCGCTCATGCGGCCCGACAACGTGGCGCTGCGGTTCAAAGGTGTCGACACCACGTGGAAGCAGCTGCACGAGCGCTCGGAGAAGTTCGCCGACGCGCTGGCCCGCCGCGGCGTCGGCTTCGGTGACCGCGTGCTCATCCTGGCGCTGAACTACCCCGAGTACATCGAAGCGGTCTTCGGCATCACCGCCCTCGGCGCGATCGCGGTGCCGGTCAACTTCCGCCTCACCCCGCCCGAGGTCGCCTACATCGTCGGCGACAGCGGCGCCAAGGCGATCGTCTCCGACTCCGTGCTGCAGCCGCTGGCCGCCGCCGTGCGCGCGCAGGCCCCGGCCCTCGAGACCTTCGTTGTCATCAACGGCAAGAGCGCAGAGGGTGTGCTCGGCTACGACGACGCCATCGCCGAAGAAGGCGAGCCGCACACGCCGCTGGACATCCCCGAGGACACCCCCTCGCTGATCATGTACACCTCCGGCACCACCGGCAGCCCGAAGGGCGCGGTGCTCACCCACGAGAACATGAACGCCCAGGCGCTGACCTGCATCCGCGCCATGGAGATCGATCCCGACTCGATCGGGTTCTGCACCTCGCCGCTGTTCCACATCGCCGGCCTCGGCAGCCTCGCGCCGTACTTCATGCTCGGCGCCAAGACCGTGCTGCACCCGCTCGGCGCCTTCGACGCGACCGAGTTCCTCGACGCCGTGGAAGCCGAGCAGGCCACCACCGCGTTCTGTGTGCCGGCCCAGTGGCAGATCATCTGCGCCGATCCCACTCTGAAGGACCGCAAGCTGGCCCTGAAGATGCTGAGCTGGGGCGCCGCCCCGGCCTCGGACTCGGTGCTGCGCGCGATGGCCGAGGCCTTCCCGAACGCCCAGAACGTCGCGGTGTTCGGCCAGACCGAGATGTCGCCGATCACCTGCGTGCTCGAGGGCAAGGACGCGCTGCGCAAGCTCGGTTCGGTGGGCAAGCCGATCCCGACCATCCAGGTGCGCATCGTCGACGACGAGATGAACGACGTCGCCCCCGGCGAGGTCGGTGAGATCGTCTACCGCGGCCCGACCCTCATGCAGGGCTACTGGAACAAGCCGGAAGCCACCGCCGACGCCTTCCAGGGTGGCTGGTTCCACTCCGGCGACCTGGTCCGCACCGACGAAGAGGGCTTCATCTACGTCGTGGACCGCAAGAAGGACATGATCATCTCCGGCGGTGAGAACATCTACTGCGCCGAGGTGGAGAACGTGCTCTTCAGCCACCCGAAGGTCCGTGAGGCCGCCGTGATCGGGCGTTCGCACGACAAGTGGGGCGAGGTGCCGGTCGCGATCGTCGCGCTCAACGACCCCGAGGACGAGCTGACCCTCGAGGAACTCGAACCCTTCTTGAACGAGAACCTGGCCCGCTACAAGCACCCCAAGGATCTCGTGGTGCTCGCCGAGTTGCCCCGCAACGCCAGCGGCAAGGTCGTGAAGGTGCAGCTGCGCAAGGATTTCGCGTCCTGA
- a CDS encoding NAD(P)H-dependent flavin oxidoreductase, whose translation MLRTRFTEEFGIEHPIVQGGMMWVGRAELVAAVANAGGLGFITALTQPSPEELRKEIERTRELTDKPFGVNVTILPSINPPPYAEYVQAIIESGIKIVETAGSNPEPFLPYYKEAGVKVLHKCTSVRHALKAQKIGVDGVSIDGFECAGHPGEDDIPGLILIPAAAQALEIPIIASGGIADARGLVAALALGADGVNMGTRFLCTQESGIAQQVKEQIVANSELDTQLIFRTMRNTARVADNEISRKVVEIEKAGGKFEDVRELVAGARGRRVFEEGDLDAGIWTAGLAQGLIHDIPTCAELISRMVGEAEDIIQQRLADFVVA comes from the coding sequence ATGCTGCGTACCAGGTTCACCGAGGAATTCGGCATCGAACACCCCATCGTGCAGGGCGGCATGATGTGGGTCGGCCGAGCCGAACTCGTCGCCGCGGTCGCGAACGCCGGCGGTCTCGGCTTCATCACCGCTCTGACCCAGCCCAGCCCCGAGGAGCTGCGCAAGGAGATCGAGCGCACCAGGGAGCTGACCGACAAGCCGTTCGGCGTCAACGTCACGATCCTGCCCTCGATCAACCCCCCGCCCTACGCCGAATACGTGCAGGCCATCATCGAGTCCGGCATCAAGATCGTCGAGACCGCGGGCAGCAACCCCGAGCCCTTCCTGCCGTACTACAAGGAAGCCGGCGTCAAGGTGCTGCACAAGTGCACCAGCGTGCGGCACGCCCTCAAGGCCCAGAAGATCGGCGTCGACGGCGTCAGCATCGACGGCTTCGAGTGCGCGGGCCACCCCGGCGAGGACGACATCCCCGGCCTGATCCTGATCCCGGCCGCTGCCCAGGCGCTGGAGATCCCGATCATCGCCTCCGGCGGCATCGCGGACGCCCGCGGTCTGGTCGCCGCGCTGGCCCTCGGCGCCGACGGCGTGAACATGGGCACCCGCTTCCTGTGCACCCAGGAATCCGGCATCGCGCAGCAGGTCAAGGAACAGATCGTCGCCAACAGCGAGCTGGACACCCAGCTGATCTTCCGCACCATGCGCAACACGGCGCGCGTCGCCGACAACGAGATCAGCCGCAAGGTGGTCGAGATCGAGAAGGCGGGCGGCAAGTTCGAGGACGTGCGCGAGCTCGTCGCCGGCGCCCGTGGCCGCCGGGTCTTCGAGGAAGGCGATCTGGACGCGGGCATCTGGACGGCGGGCCTGGCCCAGGGCCTGATCCACGACATCCCGACCTGCGCCGAGCTGATCAGCCGGATGGTCGGCGAGGCCGAGGACATCATCCAGCAGCGTCTGGCCGACTTCGTCGTCGCCTGA
- a CDS encoding MBL fold metallo-hydrolase — translation MPDTQLAPRGERTPVLPTLLRCCTALAATPPRLLRPRRPDTDLLARLEVTDPPPATRAVRLTVLAQARTSAPEILLAEGHRSLRKYPMSYASFLVEHPRARFLIDPAMCSTPHRRVLPELPFPVPLLVAPDKPVRGLADALEGHGLTGADIEFVVPTHLHWDHVAGLLDLPGSVPVRLPAVEYDWAMAGSQAPLGVARGPLLGREFDLFELDGPPVLGFERSTDLFGDGSVLLLDLAGHTPGSIGVLLAVDDGTRVLLAGDAVWGNLQIRLLREKAPMPGALFDADRDAAFATIHRLHALPEGIEVIAAHDHAAIAARARV, via the coding sequence ATGCCCGATACCCAGCTCGCTCCGCGCGGCGAACGGACTCCGGTGCTGCCGACGCTGTTGCGCTGTTGCACCGCGCTGGCCGCGACACCACCCCGGCTGCTGCGACCCCGCCGCCCCGACACCGACCTGCTGGCCCGTCTCGAGGTGACCGATCCGCCGCCTGCCACCCGAGCCGTGCGGCTGACGGTGCTGGCCCAGGCGCGCACGTCGGCTCCGGAGATCCTCCTCGCCGAAGGCCATCGCAGCTTACGCAAGTATCCGATGAGCTACGCATCCTTCCTGGTCGAGCACCCCCGCGCGCGGTTCCTGATCGACCCGGCCATGTGCTCGACCCCGCACCGCCGGGTGCTGCCGGAGCTTCCGTTCCCGGTGCCGCTGCTGGTCGCGCCGGACAAGCCGGTGCGCGGCCTGGCCGACGCGCTCGAGGGACACGGCCTGACCGGCGCCGACATCGAATTCGTCGTACCGACCCACCTGCACTGGGATCATGTGGCGGGCCTGCTCGACCTGCCCGGCTCGGTGCCGGTACGCCTGCCCGCCGTCGAATACGACTGGGCGATGGCAGGTTCGCAGGCCCCGCTCGGTGTCGCGCGCGGCCCACTGCTCGGCCGGGAGTTCGACCTCTTCGAACTGGACGGCCCACCGGTGCTCGGCTTCGAACGAAGCACGGACTTGTTCGGTGACGGCTCGGTACTGTTGCTCGACCTCGCCGGGCACACACCAGGCAGCATCGGCGTGCTGCTCGCCGTCGACGACGGCACCCGGGTGCTGTTGGCGGGCGACGCGGTGTGGGGCAACCTGCAGATCCGGCTGCTCCGCGAGAAAGCGCCGATGCCCGGTGCGCTCTTCGACGCCGATCGCGACGCGGCCTTCGCCACCATCCACCGGCTGCACGCGCTGCCCGAGGGCATCGAGGTGATCGCGGCCCACGACCACGCCGCCATCGCCGCCCGCGCGCGGGTCTAG
- a CDS encoding pentapeptide repeat-containing protein has product MSKSSGAISASRGATSRAATLLKATSQVATSQVATFAGATFAGATFAGATFAGATFAGATLAGATLPVAETPGPISPG; this is encoded by the coding sequence ATGTCGAAATCGTCAGGGGCGATTTCGGCATCGCGGGGGGCGACATCTCGGGCGGCGACATTGCTGAAGGCGACATCTCAGGTGGCGACATCTCAGGTGGCGACATTCGCGGGAGCGACATTCGCGGGAGCGACATTCGCGGGAGCGACATTCGCGGGAGCGACATTCGCGGGAGCGACATTGGCGGGAGCGACATTGCCGGTGGCGGAAACACCGGGGCCGATATCGCCGGGGTAG